The genomic DNA GATACTGAATACTCACGCAGGTGCGGTTCGTTTCGATAAGTTCAAGAAGGCGCACGGCTGCATACGGTCGATCGAAGAAAAGTCCGGCCGATTGGAGGGCAAGAAGGACGAGAAGCAGCTACACGCCGTGCGAGTCCTTCTCGAGAACAATGGGAACCACTATCACGTGCTACGTTCGGTCGAGGGCGAACACGTGTCGAAAGAGGTTCGCGAACTGATCGAGGGACTTCAACGAGACTTCCCGAAACAGTTCACCCACCGGATTGTATCGAGGGCTGAGGCTCGCGAGATATGGGCGCTCGGACTGCAACTGGAACGAGGTCAGCAACTCGAACTGCCGGGTGTCGGCAGGCAGGCACGGGAGCAGGTTCGGGAGCGCAAGGATCCTGGGCGGCAGAAAGCGTTCACGAAGGCGCTCGCGGCGGGCAAGTCCCTGGCGAATCAGCGTGAGCAGCACCGCGAGCAAGTGCAAAAGCAGCTGCGCGGGATTGCCGAGCGCGCCGAAAACGGAAAGCCGCTCGACCCGGGGACCTTGGAGAAGCAGCATGAGCGGTTGACCAGGAGGCTCGAGAACATCAGAGAGGCCGAGCGCCGGAACGAGCGCGCTCTCCTGCAATCGCTGGGCCTGCAACTGAGCGACACTCCGATGCGCACGCTGGAACAGCTGAAAGAAGAGCAGCGCGAGCAGCGGCGTCAGGATGTGGTTCGCGGTCTCGAACAGATCGGACGCGAGGTCGAGCGTGGGCACTGGCGGGAGATCGCCGACCAGCACAACACACGGGTGCACCGATTGGGCGTCGAGTACGTGCGGTCCATGGAACAGCGCTACCACGGCCGAGAAGGAGCCGAGCGGGAAATCGCGATCGACCAGGCTCGTCGGCAGGCCGAGCGGTTGCTGATCACGCCGGAGAAGGTCGCGGGCCTGGACCTGGAACGGTTCCGTGCCGTGCGCGACGGTCACGAAGCCGGATACAACTCACCGAACAAGACTCACACCTACCAGCGGTCCGGAATGCCCGCCGTCGAAGTCGAACACGATGCACCGGAGCGGCGCTTGGCCCGGATGGTGCACGATGTCGACCGCGGTTTGGCGGTGGACCAGGTCTTGATGCGAGAGGTGCTGGAGGTCAGCACTTTCGAACCGGCCACCGAGGCGGTGCGACGTGATGTGGGCCATCGGCAATCATTGAGCCGAGGACGGCATCGAGCAGCCGAACGCGACCGGGAACGAGGAATCGATCGAGGGCCGGATCGCGGCCGATAGCCTTCGGCTCGAACCGCCACCATCGTCGGCGAGCCCGCGCCATCGACCGGCGACGATGCAGCTTCGGCCCACATGAAAGACACAGGCTCGTTCGGCTCGGACGGGAGAGGGGACACACGTCGAGGTGGTTGCCGAATTTCCGGCCACCCAACTCGCGGACTTCACCACAGCATCGCGACTCGGCGAATTCACCGCGGGCGTACCGAGCAACTGGCAGAAGCACTATTGGCAGGACAGCGGCATAGCGGACTCCCTGAGCGCCGAAACCAACGAGAACTTCTCCGACTGGGACGGAACGACCGGACGTCAGGTCGTCGTCCACCACCTCGACGCCGACACGGTGCGGGTCTTCACCCGAGGTTGGTGCTGACCGGCTCTTGGGGCCTTCGCCTCGGACGACAGCCGGCGCACCAGCGCCGGATGAGATGATGCACGTCGGAGTGTGTCGTTAGGGTGGGAATCTCCAAGCATCGAGAGAGGGCATGATGGCGCTGACCACTTCGCTGGCAGGTCGGGTGCGGAACACCAGCCTCCCGAAGAGCCATTCACTGCTACCTCTGCTGGAGGCTGTCGTCAACGGCCTCCAATCGATCGATGCGCGTTTCGACGAGGATGCCGGGCAGGGGCGCTTGCGAGTCGTCATCGAACGGAGTGGAGAAGCCGAGCTGGACCTCGGCCTCTCCGGTCCCGGCCGAACGGCCCTGAGACCGATCGCGGGCTTCCTCGTCGAGGACAACGGCCTGGGTTTCACCCCGGAGAACATGAAGTCGTTCGAGACGCTGGACAGCGACTACAAATCCGGGATGGGTTGCCGCGGAGTGGGCCGTCTGCTCTGGCTGAAGGCATTCGACAGGGTTTCGATCCGCAGTGCGTACCGGGACGAGTCGGGCGGACTTCACACCCGACACTTCCGGTTCTCTGTGGACCGGGAAGTCGAGCACATCGAGGCGCCGAACGATTTCGGCGATACCGGGGCCGCAGTGCATCTGGACGGTTTCAAAGCCGCTTTCCAGCGCCACGCGCCGAAGACCATCGACGTGATCGCGCGCGAGGTGTTCGAGCACTGCATCTGGTACTTTCTTCGGCCGGGCGGCCCGCCGGAAGTCACGATCGTCGACGACGCGGAAAGCGAGATCATCTCCCTCAGCAAGCTGATGGAGGACTTCATTTTCTCCGATCTGCCGACGACCAGCCTCGACGTCGGGGGCCGGAAGTTCGACATGGTCAACCTCTGCCTGAAGTCGTCGACGCGCAATCTCATGCCACGGCTGTATTGGTGTGCCGCGAATCGTGTCGTCGCCGAGGAGAATCTCACCGGCAAGATCCCGGGGCTCTACGGACGGCTGAAGGACGAGACGGGCACCGAGTTCACCTACGTCTGCTACCTGTCGTCCGACTACCTGGACGCGAATGTCCGCTCCGACCGCACGGCATTCGACATCGCCGAGCGGACGGCCGGACCGACGCTGGAGAACGACCTTTCGCTCGAGGACATCCGCGCCGGCGTGCTGAGCCAGGTGGAGAAACTCTTGACGACCCCGCTTGCCGCTGCCCGCAACGAGGGCAAGGCACGGGTCCATGAGTTCGTGAGCAACAAGGCGCCGCGATATCGACCGGTTCTCTCTCGCCTCGAGGCGCTCGGGGTGACCGTCGATCCGTCGATCAAGGACTCGGACCTCGAGCTGCTGCTGCACCGCAACCTCCAGAAGCTGGAGACCGAAGCACTGGCACAAGGCCAGGCGATCTTCACGCAAGCGGGTTCGGCTCACCTGGAGGGCTATCAGGAACGGCTGCGGCGCTACCTCGATATCGTCGATGACATCAATCAGTCCGACCTCGCGGCGTATGTCGCTCGGCGGCGGACCATCCTCGACATCCTGACCAAGCTCATCAGAGTCAACGATCAGGGCGGATACTCGCGGGAGGACGCCGTTCACCAGTTGCTCATGCCGATGCGCACCGACTCGAACGAGATCGGAACCGATGCGTCGAACCTGTGGATTCTCGACGAACGGCTGGCGTTTCACGACTATCTGGCCTCGGACAAGACTCTCAGGAGCATGCCGATCACCGGGTCGGAGTCGACCAAGGAACCCGACATCCTCGCGACGCGACTCGTCGATGTTCCGGTGTTGGCAGCCGAGGGCGAGAAGTTGCCGCTGGCCTCGATCGTCGTGGTCGAGATCAAGAGACCGATGCGTAACGATGCCTCGGAAGGCAACGACCCGATCGCTCAGTGCATCGACTACGTCAAGCGCGTACGCGGCGGCGGCGTCCTGACAGCTTCGGGGCGCCTGATCCCGCCTACGCCGGAGCCGCCTGCCTTCTGCTACATCGTGGCTGACCTGACGCCGACGATGGTGAGCCGATGCGAACTGGTCGGCTTGCAGCGCACGGCCGACGGTCTCGGCTACTTCGGGTTCAACGCGCCGTCGAAGACATACATCGAGGTCATATCGTTCGACAGACTCGTGAACGCCGCCAACGAGCGCAATCGTGCGTTCTTCGACAAGCTGGGGCTGCCGTCGAGTTAGCGTCTGGCGGCATCGCGTCCTCGTTCATGTTCCCTCACCCGAGCTTCCCGTCCAGCGCAGTGTGTACCACTGCCCAGGGGCGGAGGCTCACGATCCACTTACCGATGTAGCGGCGGCATACTCACCGCGAGTACCCGTGCGACGTCGGGCGGTAGTCATGCAAGAACTTGCGCCCGCGCAGCCGCGTTGCCTTCGCCTTGGACAACAATCGGGATGTTTGCCCAGGATTCGAGATCGACGGGCTGCTTGTTCTTCAACATCTCCCGCACCTAGAATCGCATCCATGATGCTCGACGGGGGAGATCTATCCGGCATGAAATCACTGAACCGCGGTCGGTACCGCGACCGAAGAACCAGTCGGCCGGTCAGGGAGCGCTCAGCACACACCAATGTGTAGACCGGATCGGGCATGACCGAATTCACCGTCGACCTGTCCACACTGGCCGGATTCCAACTGGATCTCCAGGATGCGGGTTCCACATTTTCGACCAACGGCGCACGCCTGGTCCCCGGATTGACACTGCCCGCCGGAACCTCGGGCCTGATGGCTGCACTCGCACCGGCGCTGGGGTCCCTGCAGAACACGCTCACGACCGCGCACCAACAGGACCGGTCGACCATCGACAACCTCGGCACCGACCTGTCAGGTGCGGCAACTCGGTACCGGGCCACCGATAGTTCATCGGCGCAGGCGATATCGGCCTCCGCGCAGTCCGCTTTCGGCGACTCCGGCACGGTCGTCACCAATGCCGGCGACAGCGCCACACGCTTTCCCGGGTTGAACCTACCGGCCCTGCCCGGGGTCGAGGAGGCTTCTTACGCAGTTCGGCAGGTGATCACCGCGAGCATAGAGGCCATCGATCAGTTCGATGAGGCGCTGAGCGCGAGCATCGGCATGAAACCCGCTGCAGACTATTTGACGCCGCTGGTTGCGGACTGGGAAGCGCTGCAGGCCATCGGGAAACGCGTCGGGTTTCTCGGCATCAACG from Nocardia higoensis includes the following:
- a CDS encoding ATP-binding protein, whose amino-acid sequence is MMALTTSLAGRVRNTSLPKSHSLLPLLEAVVNGLQSIDARFDEDAGQGRLRVVIERSGEAELDLGLSGPGRTALRPIAGFLVEDNGLGFTPENMKSFETLDSDYKSGMGCRGVGRLLWLKAFDRVSIRSAYRDESGGLHTRHFRFSVDREVEHIEAPNDFGDTGAAVHLDGFKAAFQRHAPKTIDVIAREVFEHCIWYFLRPGGPPEVTIVDDAESEIISLSKLMEDFIFSDLPTTSLDVGGRKFDMVNLCLKSSTRNLMPRLYWCAANRVVAEENLTGKIPGLYGRLKDETGTEFTYVCYLSSDYLDANVRSDRTAFDIAERTAGPTLENDLSLEDIRAGVLSQVEKLLTTPLAAARNEGKARVHEFVSNKAPRYRPVLSRLEALGVTVDPSIKDSDLELLLHRNLQKLETEALAQGQAIFTQAGSAHLEGYQERLRRYLDIVDDINQSDLAAYVARRRTILDILTKLIRVNDQGGYSREDAVHQLLMPMRTDSNEIGTDASNLWILDERLAFHDYLASDKTLRSMPITGSESTKEPDILATRLVDVPVLAAEGEKLPLASIVVVEIKRPMRNDASEGNDPIAQCIDYVKRVRGGGVLTASGRLIPPTPEPPAFCYIVADLTPTMVSRCELVGLQRTADGLGYFGFNAPSKTYIEVISFDRLVNAANERNRAFFDKLGLPSS